The Terriglobia bacterium genomic sequence GGCGCAAAAAAAGCTTATTGATGCGCCCATCTGCGTAATCCGCGTCATCTGCGGCTAAACAACTTTGACCGGAGCCGCCGGCTGCTTGCGTCCGCTCTTGCAATCCCATCGCTGCTGTCCTAACATGCCCGGCCCATGGGCGCCAGACTTAGAGCGATTTCAGGACCGCTGGAAGGACACGAGTTTCCATTCCTGGACAAAGAAACAACCGTCGGCAGAGGTGCGGAGAACGACATCGTACTGAAGGATCCCACGACCTCCAAGGCGCATTTTGCGTTCCGGCGCGAGGCCGGCAGGCTTCTCTTCCGCTACCTCGATACGCGGAACGGCATCCGGGTCGACGGCGAGTATTGCCTCAGCGGAGAATTTCACGAGGGCAGCCGGGTCGAATGCGGCATCACGATTTTTGTCGTCCTGGTTCAAGATCAAGTGCCGAAGAAACTTCTTACCTTGATGGAGGGCGAAATCTCGAAAAACCAGGACGGGGAAACACTGCGGGTGGATTACTCCTCGATCGATGACCTCACGTCGTATTACCGCGGCGGTCTGCAGGCATCGCTCCAGACCGGCCCCTGTTTGAAGGCCATTCAAGATCCGTACGAGCTGCTATCGCATCTGCTCGTTTCGATTCTCCGCATCATTCCCGCCAGGCGCGGAGCGGTCCTCATCAACGGCAGGCACATCGGTCCCGAGCCGCCCGATTTCGTTCTTCAGGTCTATCGCGAATACGATTCCGGCATCACGGAGCGGTTTCCTTTCAATACGCGGCTCGTGGCCGAAGTTCAAGCAACACGCGAATCGCGCATGCCGAAGACGATCGTTCCTCCTGCCATTTGCGTTCCTTTGTTGGATGGGGACCTGATCAAGGGCGTCCTTTATCTGGAAGGTGTCCGGGGCGCCAGCGCCTTCGAGCCGGAACATCTGCAATGGGCGGAGAAACTGGCGGATACCCTGGTCACGGGGCTCCGCGTGTCCCGGCAGGTCGAAACGATTCGTCATGAAAGGGATGTGCTGAAAGCAGCACAGGAGTCCGGCCCCGAACTCATCGGAGAAAGCGAGGCCATCCAGACGGTTTCCGAACGGATCGAGGTTGCGGCGGCTTCCGATATCCCGGTTCTGATCTCGGGCGAGACAGGGACCGGCAAGGAAGTCGTTGCCCGCCGCATTCATGCGAAGAGCGGCCGCGCCGGTGAACCCTTTGTCGCCGTCAACTGCCCGGCCATCCCCGAGCCCCTCTTCGAGAGCGAGTTCTACGGGCACGTCAAAGGTTCTTTCACCGGCGCGACGGACTCCCAGGACGGTAAGTTCAAGCTGGCGGACGGCGGGACCCTTCTGCTGGACGAGATCGGCGAACTCAAGATGGAGATGCAACCGAAACTGCTCCGCGTCCTGCAGGAGTTCGAATTCTCGCCGGTCGGCGCGAAACGAATCGTGAAAGTCGATGTCCGTGTGATCGCCGCCACGAATGTGGATCTGCTGGAGGCGATCCGCAATTACAGGTTTCGCAGTGATCTGTACGAGCGGCTGAAAGACATCATCATCGTCGTCCCGCCTTTGCGCGAGCGCCGCGACGACATCCCGCTGCTGCTCGATTATTTTCTGGGCCGCTTCGGGAACAGTCTGGGCGTTACGGGGATCGCGCCGGATGCGCTGAAAGCGGTACTGGCTTATGACTGGCCGGGCAACGTTCGCGACCTTCGCGGCATGGTCCGGTCCGGGGCCGCATTTGCGAAAGCCGGCGGATCGACGGTCATCCGGCTGAAGGATTTGCCGCCCGCGCTGCTGGAGCCCCGGCGGGCAGCTGCCGCAGCCGCAGCGCCTGCACCACCTGGCGTCCAGAAAAGCGCCCGCGAGATCGCGCTGGAAATTGCAAGGGCCGAAGTCGCGAGGGTCTACGCCGAAACGCGCAATAAAGCGGAAACGGCCAGACGCACGGGGTACAGCGAACGTTATGTGTACCGCCTTCTGGATGGTGGGAATAAGGAACGATAGCGGCGTCCCTGAAAAGACAAGGTTGTTGACGGACGGCAACTCCCATTCCCCTCCTTTCAAAGGAGGGGAACCCGAACGATCCAATCGTTAGGCCGCGCGAGGGCGGGGTGGTTTCGAATGAACCGCGCAGCGCACCTTATTTGTTGATGGAGTTTACTAACCGCCCCGTCTGCGCGAGCTAAGGAACGGGACCGTTTACTGATGGCGCAGCCACCCCGCCTTGCAAAGGCGGGGAATGTCGTCCCCGACGAGGTTTTGCTCGTACTACCCGATCATTGACACCTTTACCCGACGCCATATAATGCCTCCACCCGATATGGAAAGATACAAACTGGAACGCGAACTTGGCCGCGGAAGCACCGGCGCCGTCCATAAAGCCAAAGATACGCTCACACTTCAAACCGTTGCGGTGAAGGTGTTCCACGATTTCCCCGGCGTTCCGGTGCGCGAGCTGTCCATTGCATACCGGGTCACGCATCCGTACGTGTGCCGTATTTACACCTACCAGGAAGAGGACGGGATCAAATTCCTGGTTATGGAGTACATCGACGGGTGCACTCTCGCCGACCGCCTGCGGGAAGGGCCGCTTTCCTGGAACGTGGCGCACGCTATAGCCGGCGAACTCCTCGATGGCCTCGAAGCCATCCATAAGATGGGTTCCATGCACCTGGACCTGAAACCTGCAAACATCATGCTCACGCGCGACGGCCACGTGAAAATCCTCGATTTCGGGCAGGCCCGCCCGATAGCCTCCGAGGATTTCGAAACAGGAAAAGCGCCAGGAGGCACGCCTTCACATCGTGCTCCCGAGCAGGCTAGCGGCGCGCCATGCGATGCCCGCGCCGATCTCTTCAACTTCGGACTCGTTCTCGGCGAGATGTTGTCCGGCGAACACCCCAGGCCTCCCGCTCCGCTCGAACTTCCGGCCGGCGTTCCCGGCGATGTGAGATCCGCGATCGAACGCTGCCTCGAAGTCGATCGCAAAAACCGCTTCAACTCCGCCGCCGAATGCCGCAGCGCGTTAGGCCTCGCTTTGCCGCAGCTGCAACCATCCCGAGGCCACACCGCGCTTCTGACAGCGTCCGCCACTGCATTGATCCTGCTCGGCCTCTACTTCTTTTCCTCTGTAGGCGCGGTCTATGACCGCCCTTTTCATCGCGAAAAACCTCCCCTACAGAAGCAGGCTGCGAAAACGATCCGCCGCGTTGCGGTCCTCGGCTTCCACAACCTCGGCGGCGATGCCTCTCTCGAACCCTATACCGCCGGTATTTCGGAAACCGTCGCGACCGAGCTCGCACAGATCACCGGCCTCACCGTCGTCGACCGCGGCCAGGTCCTCGTCACTGTCCATGACATGAAGGTCCCGGAATTCGATCTGATTTCCGCCGCCGATGCCCGCGAGATCGGCAAAGCAATGGGCGTCGACGCCCTGATTACCGGAACTCTACAGAAGACCGGAACGGACGTGAGGCTCATCGGCCGCATCGTCGATCCTGCAACCGGCGGCCTGTTGCGTTCTCCGGCAACTGTCGACGGCGCATTCCAGGACCTCTTCAAACTTCAGGGCGCTCTCGCCAGACAGCTGGCCGCGCTCCTTCACGGTACGGGCGCCGAGCGATCTCAGAACGCGCCTCCCGACGGTCACAGCATCGAAGCATTTCAGGCCTTCTCGAGCGGCGTTTACTATTTTGAGAAGGATCTTGCCGCCGATGCCCTGAAGGCCTTTGACCGGACGCTCTCGATCGATCCGCAATATCCGGGGGCGAACCACTACCGCGGCCTCGCGCTCCTGAAGATGAACCGCCTCGACGATGCGGCCGACGCTTTCAAGCGGGCGCTTCCGCAATCCGAATCCGACCAGACCGTCACCTGGAGCTGGGATCCGATGTATTCGAACCCTGTCCACGGCATCATCCGGGCGAACGACACCGCGTCGAACCATTCGCAACGCGATAAGTTTGCGCCACGCCGGCCAACATCACTTCAGCGCGCCGCCTGGGGAGAACGCAACCGAAAGACAACCGTCCTTCAATTCATGGATCTGGTAAAACGCGCCGGCGCCCGTGTGGCAGTCGCGGATGAAAACATCCTTCTGAATACGGCAGCCTTCGGCAACGACAGCCTGACGATCGTGCCCGCGATCGACGCGAAGGCTCCTGCCGCTCCACAGAAGATCGGTTTATATGCGTTTTCGAACGACGGCAGCCTGGTCTGGCATACCGAACTCGGCGGCTTCGGTGACGACGTGCCGCGGTATGCGCCGATCGGCGGCGCGGTCTACGTCTATTCCCCGGCCTTGCGGCGCTTTGACCTGCTGGACGGCCGTACGGGCGGCCGTTTGTGGAGCCGGGAGAATCTCGCCATGGACGGCGTCGAGGCGCCGTGGACAGCGGCCACGAAAGCGTACGGCGACATTTTCATCTTCCGGTCGGAGGGCACGTATCACGCGATCCGGAAGTCCGACGGAACCGACGCCTGGACCGTGCGGGTTCAATCGCAGAAACCATCGGAATTGCTGACGGACAAAGGTCTGGTGGTCTTTGAGCCCGAGCGCCGGATCTTCATTGTCGATCTCGAAACCGGCAGGACCGCGGGCGAAATCGCCATGGCGCAATTCGCCGACGCCTTGCGGACGTCCGTGGGACCGAAGTACCTGGTCAGCGCGATGGTCCAGGGCAACATCCTTTATATGATGCCGGAAAACCTCGACTTCTGCGCGATCGACCTGGCTACGGCTCGCATTCTGTGGCGCGCGCCTTTGAAAAGGAACGTGCAGCACATTCGCATTCTCGGCGGCCGCCTTTACCTGGGAACCGCGCAAGGCGATATCGTGGTTCTCGATGCTGCATCGGGCGCAGTGATCCATACGATCCCGGTGGCCGGCAAGGGCGTGCTGCTCGATCATGTCGGCGATGACGGGCTGATCGTGCGGTCCGGGAAGACGCTCTATAGCTTCACGCTGGACGGAATCAAAAAGTGGGAATACCCCGGCGTCGACATGGGGCCCGCTGTAACGTTCGTGGACCGCGCCGCGGTTTTTTACAGGTCGCCGCCGCAGATTTCCGCGGTCGATACGGAAACCGGAGAACAGCTCTGGCAATACCAGAGCGCCGGAACGCCCTCGGTCCTGGCCGAAGCCGGACGGCTGTTCGTTCTCGATGACACGGGCGTGAAGCAGTACCGGACATCGGGGCCCTCACACGCCGTGGCCGAGATGACCACGCTGACCGAGTTGGCCCGGACGTATCTCGCCAAGCACGACTTGAATCAGGCGCGCGTGTTCGCGGCGAACGCGTCGGTGCTCGACCCCGATTACCCGCCGCTGGTGCTGCTGCAGGCTCGGCTCTCACAGGCAGCGGGCAATACCGTAGCGAGTGGACAGCAACTCGCACGCTACGCAGACCTCGTCGGCCTCGACTCGAAGGAGGGCCGGCGCACGATCGACGACCTGAAACAGAATCACGGATTGTTATGGGTCTCCAGGATCGGGACGGATGTGGCCGGCGATCCGGTTTTGATCGGCAACCGGCTGGTGAGCGTCGGCCGGAAGTCCGCGCAGGACGCAGAGGGCGTCCCGCTGGATCGCGCAATCGTGGCGCTGGATCCTGAAACCGGCGCCATCGCGTGGCGGTTCGCCACCGAACGCTTCACCGCGTCAATCGCCGTCAATGGACCGCGGCCTTATTTATATTATGCCGAGGGGAGTCAGGCCGACCTGAACAGCGTCTTTCTGTACCGCGTCGACGCGCAGAGCGGCGAGCGCAAACAGATCGCAGCGTGGAAAGGGAAGCAGCGCATCGATCAGGCCTGGATTGCTTTTTCCTCCGGCCGCCTCTTCGTTGCCAGCGTGGTGCCGGATATCAACACCCACTCCGTTCAGGTCTTCGTCGATGCCTTCGACGCAGCGTCCGGCGCGCACGCCTGGACTCACAACCAGACTCTGAAAATCGGCGCTCTCGACGCCGGCGAACCCATCCGCGCGTTTGTTGCAAGCGGCAACGCTGTCGCTTACACCGTCGGGCAGCAAACCTACCCGCTCCGCGTTGCGGATGGCTCGCTCCAGCCGGCTGCCGCGCCGGCTTCTTTAACCAGACCAACCACTCGCCAGCCGGAGCTCCTCTGGCCGGCTTCAACGACGTTAATCGATGGCCGCCGGCTCTTCGCCTTCACGCCGCAGGGCCACGCTTTCGCTTTAAAACTGAAGTGAATCATTAAGAAGGAATCAGGCTTTGGCGAAAGTGCCCATCAAGTGGTCGAGATCTTCGGGGGCCACAGGCTTGGTGAGGTGATGATCCATGCCGGCGGCTTTGGACCGCTGACGGTCCTCGTCCTTACCGTAACCTGTGACAGCGATGATTTTGGTCTGGGCGAATTGAGGATCGGCACGCAGGATCTCAGCCACTTCGTAGCCGTCACGGCCGGGAAGCCCGATATCGAGCAGGATGACATCCGGCTTATCGCGCCTGGCGGCTTCGACTGCTTCGAACCCATCGTGCGCGACCTGCACTTGATGGCCCTGCAGTTCCAACATGACGCCGACGCACTCGGCCGCATCGACATTGTCATCGACAACCAGGACGTGACGGGAACTGCGTTGGGATTCCCCCGGTATCGGCGGACTCTCCGCGTCTGAAGGGCTGTGAAGCGCGGGAATACGCACCACGAACTCGCTTCCTCTCCCGAGGCCGGCGCTTGACGCCGTGACGGTTCCTCCATGGAGCTCGGCCAGACGCTTGACCAGCGTCAAGCCGATTCCAAGTCCGCCCTGGGAGCGCGCCAGCGAGCGTTGGCCCTGGACAAAGAGATCGAAAATCTGCGGCAGCAGCTCCGGTTCGATACCCGCGCCGGAGTCCCGAACGCGAATGACCGCGTCATCCTTTTCCCGGCCGGCCTCGATCCAGATCCGTCCGGCTTTTTCCGTGTACTTCGCCGCATTGATCAACAGATTGCCGATCGCTTGCGAAAGGCGCACGGCATCGGCTTCGATAACGACGCGCCCGGCCGGAAACGTCACGCTTATCTGATGGCCCCGGGCATCGATTGCGGGTTGCGCCGTTTCAATCGCATGCTTCACCACATCCACAAGATCGACCGGCTGCTTTCGCAATTCGATCCGGCCGTGCATGATCCGGGAGATATCGAGAAGCTCGTCGACCAGCCGCACCAGGTGCTCCATTTGCCGCTTGATCACTTCCTTCGCATGACGCGCGTGTTCTTCATCGACCTGCGGCATTTCCAGAATATGGAGCGCGGTAC encodes the following:
- a CDS encoding sigma 54-interacting transcriptional regulator — protein: MGARLRAISGPLEGHEFPFLDKETTVGRGAENDIVLKDPTTSKAHFAFRREAGRLLFRYLDTRNGIRVDGEYCLSGEFHEGSRVECGITIFVVLVQDQVPKKLLTLMEGEISKNQDGETLRVDYSSIDDLTSYYRGGLQASLQTGPCLKAIQDPYELLSHLLVSILRIIPARRGAVLINGRHIGPEPPDFVLQVYREYDSGITERFPFNTRLVAEVQATRESRMPKTIVPPAICVPLLDGDLIKGVLYLEGVRGASAFEPEHLQWAEKLADTLVTGLRVSRQVETIRHERDVLKAAQESGPELIGESEAIQTVSERIEVAAASDIPVLISGETGTGKEVVARRIHAKSGRAGEPFVAVNCPAIPEPLFESEFYGHVKGSFTGATDSQDGKFKLADGGTLLLDEIGELKMEMQPKLLRVLQEFEFSPVGAKRIVKVDVRVIAATNVDLLEAIRNYRFRSDLYERLKDIIIVVPPLRERRDDIPLLLDYFLGRFGNSLGVTGIAPDALKAVLAYDWPGNVRDLRGMVRSGAAFAKAGGSTVIRLKDLPPALLEPRRAAAAAAAPAPPGVQKSAREIALEIARAEVARVYAETRNKAETARRTGYSERYVYRLLDGGNKER
- a CDS encoding PQQ-binding-like beta-propeller repeat protein, which gives rise to MERYKLERELGRGSTGAVHKAKDTLTLQTVAVKVFHDFPGVPVRELSIAYRVTHPYVCRIYTYQEEDGIKFLVMEYIDGCTLADRLREGPLSWNVAHAIAGELLDGLEAIHKMGSMHLDLKPANIMLTRDGHVKILDFGQARPIASEDFETGKAPGGTPSHRAPEQASGAPCDARADLFNFGLVLGEMLSGEHPRPPAPLELPAGVPGDVRSAIERCLEVDRKNRFNSAAECRSALGLALPQLQPSRGHTALLTASATALILLGLYFFSSVGAVYDRPFHREKPPLQKQAAKTIRRVAVLGFHNLGGDASLEPYTAGISETVATELAQITGLTVVDRGQVLVTVHDMKVPEFDLISAADAREIGKAMGVDALITGTLQKTGTDVRLIGRIVDPATGGLLRSPATVDGAFQDLFKLQGALARQLAALLHGTGAERSQNAPPDGHSIEAFQAFSSGVYYFEKDLAADALKAFDRTLSIDPQYPGANHYRGLALLKMNRLDDAADAFKRALPQSESDQTVTWSWDPMYSNPVHGIIRANDTASNHSQRDKFAPRRPTSLQRAAWGERNRKTTVLQFMDLVKRAGARVAVADENILLNTAAFGNDSLTIVPAIDAKAPAAPQKIGLYAFSNDGSLVWHTELGGFGDDVPRYAPIGGAVYVYSPALRRFDLLDGRTGGRLWSRENLAMDGVEAPWTAATKAYGDIFIFRSEGTYHAIRKSDGTDAWTVRVQSQKPSELLTDKGLVVFEPERRIFIVDLETGRTAGEIAMAQFADALRTSVGPKYLVSAMVQGNILYMMPENLDFCAIDLATARILWRAPLKRNVQHIRILGGRLYLGTAQGDIVVLDAASGAVIHTIPVAGKGVLLDHVGDDGLIVRSGKTLYSFTLDGIKKWEYPGVDMGPAVTFVDRAAVFYRSPPQISAVDTETGEQLWQYQSAGTPSVLAEAGRLFVLDDTGVKQYRTSGPSHAVAEMTTLTELARTYLAKHDLNQARVFAANASVLDPDYPPLVLLQARLSQAAGNTVASGQQLARYADLVGLDSKEGRRTIDDLKQNHGLLWVSRIGTDVAGDPVLIGNRLVSVGRKSAQDAEGVPLDRAIVALDPETGAIAWRFATERFTASIAVNGPRPYLYYAEGSQADLNSVFLYRVDAQSGERKQIAAWKGKQRIDQAWIAFSSGRLFVASVVPDINTHSVQVFVDAFDAASGAHAWTHNQTLKIGALDAGEPIRAFVASGNAVAYTVGQQTYPLRVADGSLQPAAAPASLTRPTTRQPELLWPASTTLIDGRRLFAFTPQGHAFALKLK
- a CDS encoding response regulator gives rise to the protein MAGDCGIAEWAETDRLTAMEPVIRVLLIEDDEDDYVLTRSLLSESKDTKFRLDWVSSYAEAVDAIEGAQHAVYLVDHNLGPDDGLELVKRYSAGPVPMIMLTGQEGREIDLEAMRSGAIDYLVKGQINAALLERSIRYSIERKRTEEALRRKDEFLAMLSHELRNPLAPIRTALHILEMPQVDEEHARHAKEVIKRQMEHLVRLVDELLDISRIMHGRIELRKQPVDLVDVVKHAIETAQPAIDARGHQISVTFPAGRVVIEADAVRLSQAIGNLLINAAKYTEKAGRIWIEAGREKDDAVIRVRDSGAGIEPELLPQIFDLFVQGQRSLARSQGGLGIGLTLVKRLAELHGGTVTASSAGLGRGSEFVVRIPALHSPSDAESPPIPGESQRSSRHVLVVDDNVDAAECVGVMLELQGHQVQVAHDGFEAVEAARRDKPDVILLDIGLPGRDGYEVAEILRADPQFAQTKIIAVTGYGKDEDRQRSKAAGMDHHLTKPVAPEDLDHLMGTFAKA